The following is a genomic window from Arthrobacter sp. NicSoilB4.
GTCTCCCGGTCGTGGATGCGGCCACCGGAGCCCGCCGTCACAGACCAGAGGACTCTGGCTTTCACTGGAGGCTTAAGCAAAAATGACCCGACATCGGGCACAAAAACCGCGTGACCGGCGTTGACACCGGAGAACCGCTTCCGGGGGTCCAGGGCTACAGCCCGCAGGACCACCGGGCACGGCGACCCAACCGAACGACTGCGGAGTGTGAGCGACAAATAATGGCGACAGACTACGATGCGCCACGCAAGACCGAGGAGGACCTCAGCGAGGACTCCATCGAGGCGCTCAAAGCACGGCGCACGGAAAAGCCGTCCGCTGTGGTCGATGAAGACGAGACGGACCTTGCCGAAGGCTACGAACTCCCCGGCGCGGACCTGTCCGGGGAGGAACTGCTGGTCCGCGTCCTGCCGGCCCAGGCCGACGAATTCACCTGTGCCTCCTGCTTCCTGGTACGCCACCGTTCGCAAATTGCCCGCGAGAAGGACGGCCTGAAGTTCTGCAGGGACTGCGAGGGCTAAAGCCTCTGCGAAGGCTAGGAGTTCAGGGCAGTGACCAGCTGGTCCGGGTGTCGGGTGGACGTCAGCCAGTAGGGCGTGCGGTCGGAGGGATCGGTGATCTCGATGCGGACCACCGGATCGATCCACCCGCGGATGCACAGGAAGGCGAGGCCGTTGAGGCGGGTGCCGCGTTCGGCCGTCGCATCCGTGCCCCGGAAAGCGGCCGCGGTACCGACGAAGCGGCGTTCAATGGTGGCGCGGCCGACGCGCAGGGTGGATTCGGTGACGGTGATCGTGGGGGTCGAGAGGACCAGCAGCACGGCAATGATCACAAACAGGACCACCGCCGCGGTGAGCCCGGCGGCCAGGCTGATGGGGGCGAACACCAGGATCCCGGCACCCGAGAGTCCCGCCGACACCAGCCAGATCCAGACGTTCGGCCAGAGCTTCTCGTTGTACAGAACGGCGTCGCTGGGGGTGCTGTTGGGGGCAGGCACGGCTGCACTGGATTCGGGCATAGGCCCAGCTTTCCACTTTTCCCGGGCTATTTCACCTTGGCCCGGAAAGCGGCGGTGGCCGTCCGCGTCCGCACGCCGCGGCTAGGCTGATCTTCCCCGCTGGCGTTAGAGTGAGGGACTGTGACTGAAGAAACGACTGCGGCAGAGGCAGCGGCAGAATACGGGACCCCCACGCTGACGGTTCAACTGAAAATGCTCGACGACGGCCTGGAGCCGCCGTCGTATGCACACCCGGGCGACGCGGGAGCGGACCTTCGTGCCCGCGAGGACGTGGTGCTGGAACCGGGGGAGCGGAGGCTGGTTCCCACCGGTGTTTCCATAGCCCTCCCGGATGGTTTTGTGGCCCTGATCCACCCGCGCTCCGGGCTCGCCACCAAGCACGGCCTGACCGTGGTGAACGCCCCCGGAACCGTCGACGCCGGCTACCGCGGAGAAATTGCCGTGACGCTGCTCAATACTGACCGCCGGCAGGCGATCGAACTCAAGCGCGGCGATAGAATTGCACAAATGGTTATTCAACGCGTGGAGTACGCCCGGTTCCTGCCCGTCCAGGAGCTCGACGGCTCGGTTCGCGGCGGCGGAGGCTTCGGATCCACCGGCGGTTTCGGCGCGCCGGTCTGACCTGCGGCCGGCAGGACCCGCAGTATTTACGCAGGGACTTATAAGCGGGACCTATTTGCAGGATTTATCAGCCGGCCGTTGTTTCTGCAACAGAATGAAACAGCAGGAGACGGCGGGCGCCACGCGGACGCGGGGCGGCGCGGCGGCACAGGATCACAACTAAGGAGACAACCCCATGGTTTTTGGGCGTGGCAGGAAAGCCAAGCAGGAACAGCTGACCGACCCCGGGGAAACGCGGGAGGCAGTTGCTGACGCTTCCGCCGATGACTCCGCAGCATCCGGCTCCGCCGGGGCCACTTCCGCTGTTCCCGGCCGCGGTGCCAGCGGTCCCTTCGACGTCTCGGAAATCAAGGACCAGGACGGCTACGTGGACCTCGGTGCACTCCTGATCGCCCCCGCGGAAGGCCTCCAGCTCCGGCTCGAGGTCGAAGAGGCCACGCAGCGCGTTGTCGCCGTCACCATGGACCTGAACGGCTCAAGCCTCCAGCTCCAGGCGTTCGCCGCGCCCCGGTCCGAGGGCCTGTGGGACGAAATCCGTGAGCAGATCGGCCAGTCCGTTGGCAGCCAGGGCGGCCAGATCGAGGAAATCCAGGGCGGCTTCGGCACCGAGCTGCTCGCCAAGCTCCCGGCCGGCGGCGCAGACGGAAGCCACGGCTACCGCGTTGCCCGCTTCATTGGCGTCGATGGCCCGCGCTGGTTCCTCCGTGGCGTGTTCGGCGGCGAGGCCGCCGTGGACCGCGACGCGGCCGCCGGGCTCGAAAGCCTGTTCCGGCAGATCGTGGTGGTCCGCGGTGAGAACCCGATGCCGCCGCGGGACCTGCTGCAGCTGCGCCTGCCGAAGGACAATGCCGTGCCCGCACCGCAGTCCGCCCCGGACCTCGAGCGGCCAGAACGAGGACCGGAGATCACCCAGATTGGCTGATGCCCCCCGCCAGGATCCGTCCTCTTCGATCTCCGTGAAGGCGCTGCCGGACCGCGGCCGCGTGATGTGCCACGGCTTCATCGAGTCGGTCACCTACGCCCCGGCGAGCCAGGTGGCCGCCTTCACCGCGGTCGTCGTCGACCATGACGCGCCCAGCATCAAGGCACCCGGCATCAAGACACCAGACATCAAAACGCCCGGTGCCGCGGCAGTTGCCCAGGGGTCTGCAGTGGCCGGCGCTGTCAAGGCAACCGCTGCGGGCGCCTTGCGCCACCGGCCTTACGGTCCCAAGGACCGGCTCCGAGTCGTCTGGCTGGGACGCCGCCGCATCCCCGGGGTCGAGGCCGGCACGGAACTGCGCCTGCAGGGCATGGTCACCGTGCGCGACGGCCTGCCCACCATGTTCAATCCCCGCTATGAAATACTCTCCCGCCAGGAGGAGCAATGACCTTGCCCGAGAAACCCGAGACAGCAACCGGGCAGGGATCGGCCGGGAAGGATACGGCCGGGCAGCCCTCCGCCATCCGGCCAACAGCAGACCAGACAACAGCAGACCAGCCGACCGTCGCGCAGCTCGCCGAGGGCTACGCGGCCAAGGCCGGTCTGCACCGTTCCAGCAACGGCAACATCGATGTACTTAAGAGCGCCGGCGGGATCCAGGGCATTGCGGAGAGCATCCTTCCGGGCTTGGTGTTCCTGGTCGCGTTCACGATCACACGCGAGCTGCCCCTGGCCCTGATCCTTGCGCTGGCAGCGGCCGCGGCCTTCACGGTCACGCGGCTGGTCCAGCGCAAACCGCTGACGCAGGCACTGGCGGGGATCGCCGGCGTCGCGCTCTCCGCGTGGCTTGCCAACAGCACGGGCAAAGCCGAGGACTTCTACGTCCTGGGGTTCTTCACGAACGTCGGCTACATCGTGGCCATGGCCATCTCGATTGCCGTCCGCTGGCCTTTTGCCGGTTTGATCTTCGGGTTCATCCGGAACGAGGGCCTGGACTGGCGGAAGAACCCTGCCAGGGTCAAGGCCTACCAGATCGGCACCTGGGTGATCATCGCGGTGCTGGCCCTCCGGTTGCTGGTCCAGGTCCCGCTGTACTTTATGGGTGACGCCGGATTCGCCGCCCTCGCCACGACCAGGCTCCTGATGGGTGCACCGCTGTACATCCTGGGCGTCTGGGTCGCATGGCTGCTGACCCGGCCCGCTCCGGCCGACAAAACCAGTTGAGCTGTCAGTTGGAGCTGTTATCCGGGCGGAATAACCACTCCAACTGACAGCGCAAATCCAACTGGCAGCGCAAATCGCCTAGCCGTCGAAGCCGTCGTCCGCGGTGGCCGGGACCTGTTCGTCAACGTGCTCGTCGTCGCCGGTCGAGTCCGGTGAGAGCAGGGCGCGCAGCTCATCCTCGGCCGCGATCGTCGTCACGAAGAACAGCTCGTCCCCGCCGTCGATCACGTCATCACGGCTGGGGGTGATCGGCGCCTGGTCCCGCAGGATTGCCACCAGGGTGGAGTCCTCCGGCCAGTCGATGCTGCCGACCGTCAGGCCGATCACGTGCGAATCGTGGGGGACCGTGAATTCGACCAGGGAGGACACTCCGGTCTGCAGTGTCAGCAGGCGGATCAGGTCGCCGATCTCCACCGCCTCCTCGACGAGGGCGGTCATGAGCTGCGGGGTGTTGACCGCGACGTCGACGCCCCAGGAATCGTCGAACATCCAGTCGTTCTTGGGATTGTTGACCCGGCCTACGGTCCGTCCGACGCCGAATTCGGTCTTCGCGAGCAGCGAGACCACCAGGTTCACCTTGTCGTCGCCGGTCGCAGAGACCACGACGTCGGCGTCCTCCAGTTTCGCGTCCTGGAGGGTGCTGAGCTCGCAGGCATCGCCGACCAGCCAGTGCGCGCCGCGCAGGCCGCTGCGCCCGATCACCTCGGGTTTCAGGTCGATCAGCAGGATCTCGTGTTTGTGGGCCAGCAGTTCGCGCGCGATCGAGGAACCGACACTTCCCGCCCCGACAATGACGACTTTCACTTAGGACTCCTTGGCGGGGGACTTGGCAAGAATGTGGGCGACTTCGGTGCTGCGGTCCACGCCGAGCATGGCATGGACGGTGTCGCCGTCCTGGTACAGGGTGCCGGCCACGGGCAGCATGCCCTCGCCGAAGCGGGTCAAATACGCGACGCGGATGCCGGCAGCTTTTTCGATTGAGGTCACCGGGTGCCCGATCCACTCCGGGTCCAGGTCCACTTCGGCCAGCACGAGCCGCCCCGAGGGATCCCGGAAGTCGCCGGCAAGGTGCTGTTCGGGCAAGATCCGCCGGAGCACCTGGTCGGCGCTCCAGCGCACGGCGGCCACTGTGGGGATACCAAGGCGCTGGTAAATCTCTGCGCGGCCCGGATCGTAGATCCGGGCGACAACGTGGGGGACATGGAAGGTTTCGCGCGCCACCCGGGTGGCAAGGATATTGGAATTGTCGCCGCTGGAGACGGCCGCGAAGGCGTAAGCGTCCGCGACGCCGGCCTGCTTCAGGGTCTCCCGGTCAAAGCCGACGCCGGTGACCTTCCGGCCCGTGAAGCCCGCCCGGAGCCGCCGGAATGCGCGGTCGTCCTGGTCGATAATGGCCACGGAATGGCCCGCGTCCTCGAGCGTGTGCGCGAGGGTTGCCCCCACCCGGCCACAACCCATGATCACGAAGTGCGCCAACCGTGCCTCCTGTTGTTCCTTATGACTGCTGCTGGATAAAACAATACCGGCCACAGCCGCACGCGGAGCCAGCCCGCGGCCACCGCGCCGACCGGTTGGGTGGAGAGCCCGGCAGCTGGTCCGGCCGCCGTCATGACATCGCGTGCGAATGGGACTAGCTTTGTGTGGTGCCGACAATTTTCAATGCCGTGAAGCGGGTGCTCGTAGGCAGGCCCTTCCGGAACGACAGCCTGGCCCACACCCTGCTTCCCAAGCGGATCGCCCTGCCCATTTTCGCCTCCGACGCGCTGTCCTCCGTGGCGTATGCGCCGGATGAAATCCTCCTGACGCTGGCGCTGGCCGGCGTCAGTGCCGTGGCGTTCTCGCCCTGGGTTGGCCTGGCCGTCATGGTGGTGTTGCTGACCGTGGTCGCCTCCTACCGCCAGAACGTCCACGCCTACCCCTCCGGCGGCGGCGACTATGAGATCGCGAACGAGAACCTGGGCAAGTA
Proteins encoded in this region:
- a CDS encoding DUF4193 domain-containing protein, with translation MATDYDAPRKTEEDLSEDSIEALKARRTEKPSAVVDEDETDLAEGYELPGADLSGEELLVRVLPAQADEFTCASCFLVRHRSQIAREKDGLKFCRDCEG
- a CDS encoding DUF3093 domain-containing protein — translated: MPESSAAVPAPNSTPSDAVLYNEKLWPNVWIWLVSAGLSGAGILVFAPISLAAGLTAAVVLFVIIAVLLVLSTPTITVTESTLRVGRATIERRFVGTAAAFRGTDATAERGTRLNGLAFLCIRGWIDPVVRIEITDPSDRTPYWLTSTRHPDQLVTALNS
- the dut gene encoding dUTP diphosphatase, whose product is MTEETTAAEAAAEYGTPTLTVQLKMLDDGLEPPSYAHPGDAGADLRAREDVVLEPGERRLVPTGVSIALPDGFVALIHPRSGLATKHGLTVVNAPGTVDAGYRGEIAVTLLNTDRRQAIELKRGDRIAQMVIQRVEYARFLPVQELDGSVRGGGGFGSTGGFGAPV
- a CDS encoding DUF3710 domain-containing protein — protein: MVFGRGRKAKQEQLTDPGETREAVADASADDSAASGSAGATSAVPGRGASGPFDVSEIKDQDGYVDLGALLIAPAEGLQLRLEVEEATQRVVAVTMDLNGSSLQLQAFAAPRSEGLWDEIREQIGQSVGSQGGQIEEIQGGFGTELLAKLPAGGADGSHGYRVARFIGVDGPRWFLRGVFGGEAAVDRDAAAGLESLFRQIVVVRGENPMPPRDLLQLRLPKDNAVPAPQSAPDLERPERGPEITQIG
- a CDS encoding DUF3159 domain-containing protein, whose product is MTLPEKPETATGQGSAGKDTAGQPSAIRPTADQTTADQPTVAQLAEGYAAKAGLHRSSNGNIDVLKSAGGIQGIAESILPGLVFLVAFTITRELPLALILALAAAAAFTVTRLVQRKPLTQALAGIAGVALSAWLANSTGKAEDFYVLGFFTNVGYIVAMAISIAVRWPFAGLIFGFIRNEGLDWRKNPARVKAYQIGTWVIIAVLALRLLVQVPLYFMGDAGFAALATTRLLMGAPLYILGVWVAWLLTRPAPADKTS
- a CDS encoding TrkA family potassium uptake protein, with amino-acid sequence MKVVIVGAGSVGSSIARELLAHKHEILLIDLKPEVIGRSGLRGAHWLVGDACELSTLQDAKLEDADVVVSATGDDKVNLVVSLLAKTEFGVGRTVGRVNNPKNDWMFDDSWGVDVAVNTPQLMTALVEEAVEIGDLIRLLTLQTGVSSLVEFTVPHDSHVIGLTVGSIDWPEDSTLVAILRDQAPITPSRDDVIDGGDELFFVTTIAAEDELRALLSPDSTGDDEHVDEQVPATADDGFDG
- a CDS encoding TrkA family potassium uptake protein; the protein is MAHFVIMGCGRVGATLAHTLEDAGHSVAIIDQDDRAFRRLRAGFTGRKVTGVGFDRETLKQAGVADAYAFAAVSSGDNSNILATRVARETFHVPHVVARIYDPGRAEIYQRLGIPTVAAVRWSADQVLRRILPEQHLAGDFRDPSGRLVLAEVDLDPEWIGHPVTSIEKAAGIRVAYLTRFGEGMLPVAGTLYQDGDTVHAMLGVDRSTEVAHILAKSPAKES